A DNA window from Setaria viridis chromosome 2, Setaria_viridis_v4.0, whole genome shotgun sequence contains the following coding sequences:
- the LOC117845377 gene encoding MEIOTIC F-BOX protein MOF: MLPDGLIHTVLSFLPAPKVVQTCVLSQRWRSLWRSAPRISIDEQDFRISLMIERDDALEVKWARFEDFATNLLLFHDNTSSLGEFQLSSRVYNQRHVDRWIHRGIEYCPSVLIILILNYCRFKLPLVVGSNFCHLKMLRLCSVDLGSHFADLLCSACPVMEDLKLGNCEFSGSSSQVITSPTLKKLELESCVNNTGYPLVITVPSLAYLCLCYGYYEAGISLFKMDSLVRAKIYGFM; encoded by the coding sequence ATGCTGCCGGATGGGCTCATCCACACTGTGCTGTCCTTCCTTCCAGCCCCAAAAGTCGTGCAGACGTGCGTGCTATCGCAGCGGTGGAGAAGCCTCTGGCGCTCTGCGCCCCGTATCAGCATTGACGAGCAGGACTTCAGGATCTCCCTGATGATCGAACGTGATGATGCCCTAGAGGTGAAGTGGGCAAGGTTTGAGGATTTCGCCACCAACCTGCTGCTGTTCCATGATAATACCTCATCCTTGGGTGAATTCCAGCTTTCTTCTCGCGTCTATAACCAGCGTCATGTGGACCGATGGATTCACCGTGGCATTGAGTACTGCCCTTCTGTACTCATTATTCTGATACTGAACTATTGTCGCTTCAAGTTGCCTCTGGTAGTGGGTTCAAATTTTTGTCATCTTAAGATGCTGCGTCTTTGCAGTGTGGATTTGGGTAGCCATTTTGCGGACCTGCTATGTTCTGCATGCCCTGTCATGGAAGATTTGAAGCTTGGAAACTGCGAGTTTTCTGGCAGTTCTTCTCAAGTCATTACATCGCCCACACTGAAAAAGTTGGAATTGGAGTCTTGTGTGAACAACACAGGTTATCCATTGGTGATCACAGTTCCTAGCCTTGCATATCTCTGTCTGTGTTATGGATACTATGAGGCTGGTATTTCTTTATTCAAGATGGATTCTCTCGTCAGAGCAAAGATTTATGGATTTATGTAA